One genomic region from Caulobacter sp. NIBR2454 encodes:
- a CDS encoding AAA family ATPase, which translates to MLQEIKVASEATYSATGQVLDNLKSINFVFGTNGSGKTTISRVIADPDVRQACKLTWSGGAPRECLVYNSDFADRNFAAQMPGIFTLGEAQAETIAAIEVATRQVQSLTQEIQGLRGTLGDENSGKLGELRQLRAAFEEKCWSIKTTHDPHFQDAFTGFRNSRTSFCDKILGEWAQNSASVVALDDLKKRALTVFAKGLERIAPLEALDSAELLALEQTPVLAKKVVGKDDIDIAALIRRLGNSDWVRQGLTYINESGAQCPFCQQDIADDLAQKLDEYFDETYLADLQAIERTRDAYAAFSKVILDRLEGHVVSGNRYLDTPALQANIDRFKGKVELNLRQLDRKRKEASAQITLDGLGDVLASLLGTIEAANVEVAAHNAMVDNLTNERATLISQIWKCLLEDAKLEFTTYTASKTALDRAVTGLNSGLTAKRQALAQAKAHLAELEKGVTSVQPTVTEINAILKSFGFTGFRLATAGEHQNLYEIVRGDGSEAAATLSEGERSFITFLYFYHLIRGSVTTSGVNAERIIVFDDPVSSLDSDVLFIVSALIKRVLDEACRGDGLIKQVFVLTHNIYFHKEVSFDPKRGKECRAHETFWIVRKLNDESVVVGYNHNPISTSYELLWQEVRSPERSKITLQNTLRRILENYFKILGNLDKDEIVELFDGRDQQICGSLFSWVNDGSHSFNDDLYISADDAVIARYLDVFRRIFEVTHHQAHYEMMMGPEALAASGLAGTVAVAPAVQ; encoded by the coding sequence ATGCTTCAAGAAATCAAAGTCGCCAGTGAGGCCACTTACTCAGCCACTGGCCAAGTCCTAGACAATCTGAAGTCCATAAACTTCGTTTTCGGGACGAATGGTTCCGGAAAGACGACGATTTCTCGGGTTATTGCGGATCCCGACGTGCGGCAGGCATGCAAGCTGACCTGGAGCGGTGGAGCCCCTCGCGAATGTCTAGTTTACAATAGTGATTTCGCTGACCGCAACTTTGCAGCCCAAATGCCGGGGATATTCACCCTGGGGGAGGCTCAAGCGGAGACCATTGCCGCGATCGAGGTCGCGACACGGCAAGTGCAGTCATTGACCCAGGAAATTCAGGGCCTCAGAGGCACCCTGGGAGACGAAAATTCGGGAAAACTCGGCGAGCTGCGCCAGCTCCGCGCCGCTTTCGAAGAGAAGTGCTGGAGCATCAAGACCACCCACGACCCTCACTTCCAGGATGCCTTCACGGGCTTTCGTAATTCTAGGACGAGCTTCTGCGACAAAATCCTCGGCGAGTGGGCGCAAAACTCGGCCAGCGTCGTCGCGCTGGACGATCTAAAAAAACGCGCCCTGACGGTGTTTGCAAAGGGCCTCGAGCGCATCGCGCCCCTTGAGGCCCTCGACTCGGCCGAACTCTTGGCCCTGGAACAGACGCCGGTGCTCGCGAAAAAAGTCGTCGGAAAGGACGACATCGACATTGCGGCGTTAATCCGCAGGCTGGGCAATAGCGACTGGGTCCGACAGGGACTTACCTACATCAATGAATCCGGCGCCCAATGTCCATTCTGCCAACAGGACATCGCCGATGACCTGGCGCAGAAGCTAGACGAGTATTTTGACGAGACGTACCTCGCAGACCTTCAGGCGATCGAACGTACCCGTGATGCGTATGCAGCTTTTTCGAAAGTGATTCTGGACCGGCTTGAAGGCCACGTTGTATCCGGAAATCGGTATCTCGATACGCCAGCCCTTCAGGCAAACATCGACCGCTTCAAAGGCAAGGTGGAGTTGAACCTTCGCCAGTTGGACCGGAAGCGGAAGGAGGCTAGCGCTCAGATTACGCTAGACGGACTGGGTGACGTTTTGGCGTCCCTGCTCGGCACCATTGAAGCGGCCAACGTGGAAGTCGCCGCTCACAACGCGATGGTCGACAATCTCACAAACGAACGCGCAACGCTGATCTCGCAAATCTGGAAGTGCCTCCTCGAGGACGCGAAGCTCGAATTTACCACCTACACCGCATCAAAAACTGCCCTTGATCGAGCCGTGACGGGCTTGAACTCGGGCCTGACGGCCAAGCGGCAAGCGCTAGCCCAAGCCAAGGCTCACCTGGCGGAGCTCGAAAAGGGCGTCACGAGCGTTCAGCCGACTGTCACCGAGATCAACGCGATACTTAAGTCGTTCGGTTTCACCGGCTTTCGCCTAGCGACCGCCGGCGAGCATCAAAACTTATATGAAATTGTTCGGGGCGACGGGAGCGAAGCTGCGGCCACCCTGAGTGAAGGTGAGCGCAGCTTCATCACGTTCCTCTATTTCTATCACTTAATCCGCGGAAGCGTGACCACAAGCGGAGTGAATGCCGAGCGGATCATAGTTTTTGATGACCCGGTTTCAAGCCTCGATAGCGATGTACTGTTTATCGTCAGCGCGCTAATTAAGCGGGTTCTTGACGAGGCTTGCCGCGGTGATGGATTAATCAAGCAAGTATTCGTACTGACACACAATATCTATTTCCATAAGGAAGTTTCCTTCGACCCAAAGCGGGGGAAGGAATGCCGCGCCCATGAGACGTTCTGGATCGTCAGGAAGCTAAACGATGAATCCGTCGTCGTTGGCTATAACCACAATCCGATCAGCACCTCCTACGAGTTGTTGTGGCAGGAGGTTAGATCGCCAGAGCGTTCGAAGATTACCCTTCAGAATACTCTTCGTCGGATCCTTGAAAACTATTTCAAAATTCTCGGCAATCTCGACAAGGATGAGATAGTCGAGCTGTTCGACGGGCGCGACCAGCAGATTTGCGGCTCGCTATTTTCTTGGGTGAATGACGGGTCGCATAGCTTCAACGACGACCTGTATATCTCGGCGGACGACGCAGTGATCGCGCGTTACCTGGACGTCTTTCGCCGGATATTTGAAGTCACCCACCATCAGGCCCACTATGAGATGATGATGGGACCAGAGGCGCTCGCAGCGTCAGGCCTGGCCGGTACGGTTGCAGTAGCGCCAGCCGTGCAGTGA
- a CDS encoding AAA family ATPase codes for MRPIKMRLTAFGPFPDTQTVDFRPALGARLFGIYGPTGAGKTSILDGICFALFGESSGQERQGDDLRSHHATPDIETEVSLIFEVGAKRYNVVRRPRQTVRGKRGDALVERQHWAALYDATDIEVDDIDADNPGVVMEERKVEVVADRMRSILNYSAAQFRQVVLLPQGQFRQLLTASSDQRSTVLRGLFDVSLYERFVEGLKAEASELRDEVETGRSAINGHLQAHAVSDTDALAALIETLTADVGVQTTGRDDARGVRDAARETLQAAQQIQDRFAEHDAAVDGLNGVLARAPGIDILNQRKAAAERAVACVAADDRANEAENDLIAGLAARTLAADQASEAARLLSEAMAVLHASAARQPERDAAVAAVTQLEGVRRRVAGAEPLREAERSASQAAVEAKAALEWAVSDHGVAEQANAAANAQLASVQQTVLRITQVEGALQLLRQAQEKAAQFANANAAVETFAAARSAALAKHEQLSAVLAAYRGAESAAEEALASAQATHLAAKLEDGTPCPVCGATEHPRPASGGGEGLGLDAAWRQARNAREAADADERQAAQVAARADGEWTQAVSTLAALKAPERDVAAITADIVAAKDELEALQAGPDVATVQAAVDAAKLRLASETATLAAARDQHVAADKTVTSAAAALTASLADVPEDLRDAASVALHVQAAIDHRDQLNEAHQVAVENERRASEAAQAARSWLGHAEARVTELTAARDTHRDAFVAAKMTAGLTDLAYTAAKADIPNIQGLAATITEHVAGLAAAQDRKDRAVAAIADLDRPNMVASSAALTDADSNLTKAEELLTTTTMRLSQLEATQALVARLAAELAEATERYRVLGELALLTDGRNAHRLRLRDFAIAATFDLVLEAANQRFSRMSRGRFSLLRKYEGGDGRARAGLDIEVYDAHTDQKRDAHTLSGGEGFLASLSLALGLSDVVQAEAGGVKLDAIFIDEGFGHLDDETLDVALDTLRDLVGQDRAVGVISHVEAVKEQIPMGFDVFRQPQGSVISQRVGI; via the coding sequence ATGCGCCCGATCAAAATGCGCCTGACGGCTTTTGGACCGTTCCCCGACACGCAGACCGTCGATTTCCGCCCGGCGTTGGGCGCTCGCCTATTCGGCATCTACGGGCCAACAGGAGCGGGCAAGACCTCGATCCTCGATGGCATTTGCTTCGCACTCTTCGGAGAATCGTCAGGCCAGGAGCGGCAAGGCGACGACCTGCGTTCACACCATGCCACGCCCGATATTGAGACCGAGGTGAGCCTGATCTTCGAGGTCGGGGCCAAGCGATATAATGTCGTGCGGCGGCCGCGTCAGACGGTCCGAGGCAAACGGGGCGATGCCCTTGTCGAGCGCCAGCACTGGGCCGCCCTCTACGACGCGACCGACATTGAGGTCGATGACATCGACGCCGACAACCCCGGCGTCGTGATGGAGGAACGCAAAGTCGAGGTCGTGGCCGATCGGATGCGGTCGATCTTGAACTATAGCGCCGCCCAGTTTCGTCAGGTGGTGCTGTTACCCCAGGGACAATTCCGCCAGCTGCTGACGGCGTCCAGCGACCAGCGCTCCACTGTGCTGCGGGGGTTGTTCGACGTTTCCCTCTACGAGCGCTTTGTTGAAGGGCTGAAGGCGGAAGCCTCTGAGCTGCGTGATGAAGTTGAGACGGGCAGGTCGGCGATCAACGGGCATCTGCAAGCCCATGCCGTGTCCGACACCGATGCGCTGGCGGCCCTGATCGAAACCCTAACGGCTGATGTCGGCGTCCAGACGACGGGCCGTGACGATGCCCGCGGAGTCCGGGATGCGGCCCGCGAAACGCTGCAAGCGGCTCAGCAGATCCAGGATCGATTTGCAGAACACGACGCGGCGGTGGACGGCCTAAACGGGGTCCTCGCCCGGGCGCCCGGGATTGATATCCTTAACCAGCGCAAGGCAGCCGCTGAACGCGCTGTGGCCTGTGTCGCCGCCGATGATCGAGCCAATGAGGCCGAGAATGATCTAATCGCCGGCTTGGCAGCCCGGACTCTCGCAGCGGACCAGGCCAGTGAGGCGGCGCGCCTGCTTTCTGAAGCGATGGCAGTCCTGCACGCCTCGGCTGCACGTCAACCTGAACGAGACGCGGCTGTCGCGGCGGTGACCCAGCTGGAGGGGGTGCGGAGGCGTGTGGCCGGCGCCGAACCGCTTCGAGAGGCTGAGCGCAGCGCGTCACAAGCCGCTGTTGAGGCGAAGGCCGCTCTCGAATGGGCGGTCAGCGACCATGGCGTCGCCGAACAGGCGAACGCCGCGGCCAACGCCCAGCTCGCCAGCGTTCAGCAGACTGTGCTGCGCATCACGCAGGTCGAAGGGGCTCTGCAGCTCTTGAGACAGGCGCAGGAGAAGGCCGCACAGTTCGCGAACGCCAACGCGGCGGTCGAGACGTTCGCCGCCGCGAGGTCGGCCGCTTTAGCCAAACATGAACAATTGTCCGCCGTCCTCGCGGCGTACAGAGGGGCCGAATCTGCTGCCGAAGAGGCGCTGGCTTCGGCGCAGGCCACGCACTTGGCAGCGAAACTGGAAGATGGGACGCCATGTCCTGTCTGTGGAGCTACAGAGCATCCTAGGCCGGCCAGTGGGGGTGGCGAGGGACTCGGCCTCGACGCTGCCTGGCGCCAAGCCCGCAACGCGCGAGAAGCCGCCGACGCAGACGAACGTCAGGCGGCGCAGGTCGCGGCGAGGGCGGACGGCGAATGGACCCAGGCCGTCTCCACATTGGCGGCGTTGAAGGCGCCCGAGCGGGATGTCGCGGCAATCACGGCAGACATCGTCGCCGCAAAAGACGAGCTTGAAGCGCTGCAGGCGGGGCCCGACGTCGCTACGGTCCAGGCGGCGGTCGATGCCGCCAAGCTGCGCCTGGCCTCGGAAACCGCAACGCTCGCCGCCGCACGCGATCAGCATGTTGCGGCCGACAAGACCGTCACGTCGGCCGCGGCCGCTCTCACGGCGTCGCTAGCGGATGTGCCCGAAGACCTGCGCGACGCCGCGTCGGTCGCCCTTCACGTCCAGGCCGCGATCGATCACCGCGACCAGTTGAACGAGGCGCACCAGGTGGCGGTTGAGAACGAGCGGCGCGCCAGCGAGGCCGCCCAGGCCGCACGTTCTTGGCTGGGCCACGCGGAGGCGCGGGTGACCGAGCTAACGGCGGCGCGCGATACACATCGCGACGCGTTCGTAGCCGCAAAGATGACAGCAGGGCTGACCGATTTGGCCTACACGGCAGCCAAGGCCGATATCCCCAACATCCAGGGTCTAGCCGCGACGATCACCGAACACGTCGCTGGCTTGGCCGCCGCGCAAGATCGGAAAGACCGCGCCGTCGCGGCCATTGCTGATCTGGACCGCCCCAACATGGTGGCCAGCTCGGCCGCCCTGACGGACGCCGACTCAAATCTGACCAAGGCCGAGGAACTCCTCACCACGACCACGATGAGGTTGTCTCAGCTTGAAGCTACTCAGGCCCTTGTTGCCCGTCTGGCCGCAGAGCTCGCCGAGGCCACGGAGCGGTATCGCGTCCTAGGTGAGCTGGCCCTGCTGACCGATGGTCGAAACGCCCATCGGCTGCGCCTGCGCGATTTCGCCATCGCCGCGACGTTCGACCTGGTCCTCGAAGCGGCGAACCAGCGCTTTTCGCGAATGTCGCGCGGAAGGTTCTCGCTATTGCGGAAGTATGAGGGGGGCGACGGCCGGGCCAGGGCAGGATTGGATATCGAGGTCTACGACGCCCACACCGACCAGAAGCGCGACGCTCATACGCTCTCGGGCGGGGAGGGATTCCTCGCGTCTCTGTCGCTAGCACTTGGGCTTTCGGATGTCGTCCAGGCTGAGGCCGGCGGCGTCAAACTCGACGCGATCTTCATTGATGAAGGGTTCGGCCACCTCGACGACGAGACCCTCGATGTCGCCCTCGATACCCTGCGTGACCTAGTGGGCCAGGATCGTGCGGTCGGCGTCATTAGCCACGTCGAGGCCGTGAAGGAGCAGATCCCGATGGGCTTCGACGTGTTCCGCCAACCGCAGGGTAGCGTGATCAGCCAACGGGTCGGGATCTAG